Within the Pseudomonas fulva genome, the region AAATGATCATGCGTTGTTTGCACCTAATCGCCCTGGTCGGTTGCCTGTCGGCCTGTTCAATGGCTCCCAGACTGGAGCGCCCGACGCCACCGGTGCCGGCCAGCTTTGAAGATTCGGGCAATGCCACCCTGGCGCATGGCGACGCCGTGCCCGCCAGCGAAATGGGCTGGCGCACGATGTTCGCCGACCCGCAGTTGCAACGCCTCATCGAGCTGGCCCTGGCCCACAACCGCGACCTGCGCCTGGCGGCGTTGAACGTCGATGCCGCGCGCTCGATGTTCAATATCCAGCAGTCCACACGCCTGCCGTCGGTGTCGCTGGATGCCAGCCACAGCCGCGAACGGGCGCTGGCGCAGGGCAATAGGGGGGAGTCGCGCCGCGAGGTGAGCAACCAGGTCGCCGTGAACGTCGGTACCAGCGCTTTCGAACTGGACCTGTTTGGCCGCGTGCGCTCGCTGTCCGATGCCGCCTTGGCCCGTTACCTGGCCAGCGAGCAGGGCCGCGATGCAGCGCAGATCAGCCTGATCGCGGCGGTGGCCGACGCCTACTTCGCCCGCCAGCTGGCCGACGAACAGCGTCAGCTGGCCCAGCGCACGCTCAAGGACTGGCAGCAGTCCCTGAAGCTGGCGCGGCTGCTGCAGGACGCCAAGCAGAACGGCGGCCTGGATGTCGCCCAGGCCGAAGGCCAGGTGGCCAGCGCCGAGGCCGACCTGCAGGCACGTCAGCGGGCGTTCGTCCAGGCTGGCAACGCGCTGCAATTGTTGGTCGGCGACGCATTGCCGGCTGACCTGCCGGCGCCGCGGGTGCTCGCGCTGCAACCGCTGGTGGCGCGCCTGCCGGCCGGCCTGCAGTCGGACATGCTGCTGCGTCCGGACATTCGCCAGGCCGAACAGACGCTCAGCGCGGCCAATGCCGATATCGGTGCGGCGCGGGCGGCGTTCTTTCCGCAAGTGTCGCTGACGGCCTCGTTCGGTTATGCCAGCACCTCGCTGGGCAGCCTGTTCGACCCCAGCCGTCAGGTCTGGCGCTTCGCACCGCAGGTCTCGCAGCCGTTGTTCCAGGCGGGGCGACTGCGTGCCGAACTGCGCCTGGCCAAGGTGCGCAAGTCCGAGGCGGTGGCTCAGTACGAGCGCGCCATCCAGGTCGCCTTTCGCGAAGTGGCGGATGCCCTGGCCGGTACGGCCACCCTCGATAGCCAGATCGAGGCGCAAATCCGCGTGGTGGCCAGTGCCCAGCGCCGCGTGGCGCTGTCCGGGCTGCGCTACCAGGCCGGGGTCGATGGTCGCCTGGAGCTGCTGGATGCCCAGCGCGGGCTGTACGCCGCGCAGCAGACATTGCTGGAACTGCGCCGCGATGCGGTCGTCAACAGCGTGGCGCTCTACAAGGCGCTCGGCGGTGGCCTGCGTGTGCGCACTATCATCACCGCCGCGCGCAGCAGCGCTGCCGACCCCGATCAACGAGAACCTTAGTCATGTTGCGTGCCGTACCCAAACGCTGGTTGATTCTTGTCGCGGTGATGCTGGCGTTCACCCCCATCGTCATCGACATGACCATCCTGCATATCGCGGTGCCGTCGCTGACCCAGGCACTCGGCGCCACGAGCACCGAGATCCTCTGGATCATCGATATCTACCCGCTGTTGATGGCCGGTTTGCTGGTGCCCATGGGCACCCTGGCCGACCGGGTGGGCAATCGGCGCATCCTGCTCTCCGGCCTCAGCGTGTTCGGCGTGGCATCGACGCTGGCGGCGTTCGCGCCCAACCCGGCGCTGCTGATCGGCGCCCGTGTACTGCTGGCCCTGGGTGGGGCGATGATCATGCCCTGTGTGCTGGGCATCATCCGTCGCACCTTCGAGGACGAGCGCGAGCGGGCCATGGCCCTCGGCCTGTGGGGCACCGTCGGCGCGGCCGGTGCGGCAGTCGGCCCGCTGATCGGTGGCGCACTGCTCGAGCATTTCTGGTGGGGCTCGGTGTTCCTGATCAACGTGCCGGTGATGGCGGTGGTGATTCCGGTCGCCTTCCTGCTCCTGCCGCGCGTCGAGGAGACCACGCCGGGCAGGTGGGCCATCGGCCAGGCGCTGGTCCTGATCGCCGGCATCATCAGCGTGGTCTACGCCCTCAAGGCCGGCGTCGGCGCCACCCAGTCGCTGCCGGTCGCCCTGTTGGTGCTGTTCATGGGCCTGGCGTTGCTGACCCTGTTCGCCCGCCAGCAGTTGCGCTCGACCGAGCCGATGCTCGATCTGTCGCTATTCGGCCGCCCGGTGTTGCTGGCCGGGTTGATCATGGCGGTGGTGGCCATCGGTGCCCTGGCCGGGGTGGAGCTGACCCTGGCGATGGAGCTGCAATACGTGCTCGACAAGTCGCCGTTGCAGGCCGGCATCTTCATGATTCCGATCATGGCGGCCGCGGCGGTCGGCGGGCCCCTGGCCGGCTACCTGTCCAACCGCTTCGGCCTGCGCTGGGTGGCCAGCCTGTCGCTGCTGGTTTCCGCTGGCGCCCTGGGTTTCGTGGCCTTCGCCGACCTGCATGAGCCGAGCGTCAGCGTGCCAGCCGTGCTCGCCGTGCTGGGGCTGGCGCTGAGCATCGGCCTGACCGCCTCGTCGATCGCCATCATGGGCGCGGTAGAGGCCAGCAAGGGGGGTGCGGCAGGCGCCCTGGAGGCCACCGCCTACGAGCTGGGCACCGGGCTGGGGATCACCTTCTTCGGCGTGTTCATGTCCAGCGTGTACGGCCACACCATCGCCTTGCCCAGGGAGCTGGCGGCGCCGCTGGCCGAGCGCGCGGTGCGCTCGATCGGCGACAGTTACCTGGTCGCTGCGGAGTTGCCGGCCGCGCAGGCCAGTGCCCTGATCGAGGCAGCCAAGGCGGCATTTTCCAGCACCCACTCGGTGCTGCTCAGCACCTCGGCCGTGGTGATCGGCGTGCTGGCGGTGGTGGTGTTCAGGTTGTTCAAGGGTTATCGCGGACAAAGCGCCCACTAGGCTCGGTACGAAAAGTACCTGCGCCCGAGTCGTTTCATTCAGGCCTCGAGATTTCATGATCCTCTTGGGCGACATGAAGGAGGCGGCTGCAAGGCAAAAGCAACCATCGAGTGTAGGAGGGGCTTTAGCCCCGAGCTTTTTATCAAGGCAAACAAAGAGCTCGAGGCTAAAGCCTCTCCCACGAGTTACGCGACCGGCCGCTCTCGCCACTTTGCAGTCAAAGCGCTAAGTTCGAGCCGACAGCCCGTGAAGGGATTAAAAAACGGGCCGCCACTGCAGCGGCCCGGTATTTCAGAGAACGTCGTCACCACACGGCGATATGGGAGTCCGCACGTGGCTCGGTGCCGCCGCATAGCACGCCGGTTTGTGGATCACGCACGATGATCTGCCCGCGGCCGTAGTCGGTGGAGTCGCAGACCACGCTGACCTCGTGGCCCAGGCGTGCCAGGGCCGCGGCCAGGTCCCGCGAGGCGGCCTGTTCGATGCCGACCTTGTTGTCGCCCAGCCACTGCCAGCGCGGTGCGTCGAGGGCGGCCTGGGGGTTGAGGCTGAAATCGACCAGGTTCATCACCATCTGCACGTGGCCCTGGGGCTGCATGTAGCCGCCCATCACGCCGAACGGCGCGACCGCCTCGCCGTCCTTGGTCAGGAAGCCGGGGATGATGGTGTGGAAGGTCTTCTTGCCGGCGACCAGGGTGTTGGCGTGGTTGGCTTCCAGGCTGAATTCCTGGCCACGGTTCTGCAGGGCGATGCCGCTGTCCGGCACCACCACGCCGGAGCCGAAGCCGTGGTAGTTGCTCTGGATGAACGACACCATGTTGCCTTCGCCATCGGCGCTGGCCAGGTATACGGTGCCGCTGGCGTGCGGGTCACCGGCTTGTGGTTGCCGGGCGCGTTCGCCGATCAGCTTGCGGCGTCGCTCGGTGTAGCCAGGGCTGAGCAGGTCGGCCACCGCGACGCGCATGTGCTCGGCGTCGGTGATGTGATGCAGGCCGTCGGCGTAGGCCAGCTTCAGCGCCTCGATCTGGCGGTGCCAGGTCTGCAGGCTGTCACGATGG harbors:
- a CDS encoding MFS transporter, which encodes MLRAVPKRWLILVAVMLAFTPIVIDMTILHIAVPSLTQALGATSTEILWIIDIYPLLMAGLLVPMGTLADRVGNRRILLSGLSVFGVASTLAAFAPNPALLIGARVLLALGGAMIMPCVLGIIRRTFEDERERAMALGLWGTVGAAGAAVGPLIGGALLEHFWWGSVFLINVPVMAVVIPVAFLLLPRVEETTPGRWAIGQALVLIAGIISVVYALKAGVGATQSLPVALLVLFMGLALLTLFARQQLRSTEPMLDLSLFGRPVLLAGLIMAVVAIGALAGVELTLAMELQYVLDKSPLQAGIFMIPIMAAAAVGGPLAGYLSNRFGLRWVASLSLLVSAGALGFVAFADLHEPSVSVPAVLAVLGLALSIGLTASSIAIMGAVEASKGGAAGALEATAYELGTGLGITFFGVFMSSVYGHTIALPRELAAPLAERAVRSIGDSYLVAAELPAAQASALIEAAKAAFSSTHSVLLSTSAVVIGVLAVVVFRLFKGYRGQSAH
- a CDS encoding efflux transporter outer membrane subunit, whose amino-acid sequence is MRCLHLIALVGCLSACSMAPRLERPTPPVPASFEDSGNATLAHGDAVPASEMGWRTMFADPQLQRLIELALAHNRDLRLAALNVDAARSMFNIQQSTRLPSVSLDASHSRERALAQGNRGESRREVSNQVAVNVGTSAFELDLFGRVRSLSDAALARYLASEQGRDAAQISLIAAVADAYFARQLADEQRQLAQRTLKDWQQSLKLARLLQDAKQNGGLDVAQAEGQVASAEADLQARQRAFVQAGNALQLLVGDALPADLPAPRVLALQPLVARLPAGLQSDMLLRPDIRQAEQTLSAANADIGAARAAFFPQVSLTASFGYASTSLGSLFDPSRQVWRFAPQVSQPLFQAGRLRAELRLAKVRKSEAVAQYERAIQVAFREVADALAGTATLDSQIEAQIRVVASAQRRVALSGLRYQAGVDGRLELLDAQRGLYAAQQTLLELRRDAVVNSVALYKALGGGLRVRTIITAARSSAADPDQREP